The Neobacillus sp. OS1-2 genome includes a window with the following:
- a CDS encoding MBL fold metallo-hydrolase produces MQKIGPIIILEGPNNSKVPYSRSLFIDCPEKVLIDSGADPKILLDINREFGIELIINTHYHPDHTRHNHLFTDVKKWINPIEFETARTVEGVARTNGVYQEWGALGVEKWKKSLPQEWVLNLGEISGTYEYETDYLFGDVKVQFLHTPGHTSGLSCPYFPELGVVFVSDYDMTSFGPWYNGTDGDIDDFITSGKRLLTLDADVFITGHQKGTFSKQEFAERMEKFLDIIERRDETIENYVRHGMTFEEITKIGIFYPKKSLENTILRTWERSGIRKHLQRLGISCSESTGELVHAK; encoded by the coding sequence ATGCAGAAAATTGGCCCAATCATAATTTTAGAAGGTCCTAACAACAGTAAAGTTCCCTATTCACGTAGTCTGTTCATCGATTGCCCGGAAAAAGTATTGATCGATAGCGGGGCGGATCCCAAAATCCTGTTAGACATAAATCGTGAATTTGGGATTGAATTGATTATAAATACACATTACCATCCTGACCATACCCGTCATAACCACCTGTTTACCGATGTTAAAAAGTGGATCAATCCAATAGAATTTGAAACAGCACGAACTGTAGAAGGAGTTGCCCGTACTAATGGTGTTTATCAGGAATGGGGAGCCCTCGGGGTTGAAAAGTGGAAGAAATCTCTTCCTCAAGAGTGGGTACTAAATTTGGGAGAAATATCTGGGACCTATGAATATGAAACGGACTATTTATTTGGTGATGTAAAGGTGCAGTTTTTACACACTCCAGGACACACAAGCGGCCTCTCATGCCCTTACTTTCCTGAATTAGGAGTCGTCTTCGTAAGCGATTATGATATGACATCATTTGGTCCCTGGTATAACGGCACCGATGGCGATATTGATGACTTCATTACTTCTGGCAAAAGACTGCTGACACTTGATGCAGACGTCTTCATTACGGGTCACCAAAAAGGAACATTCTCCAAGCAAGAATTTGCCGAGAGGATGGAAAAGTTCCTTGATATCATTGAAAGAAGAGATGAAACGATTGAAAACTATGTCCGCCATGGGATGACTTTTGAAGAAATAACGAAAATCGGGATTTTTTATCCTAAAAAAAGTTTAGAGAACACGATCTTACGAACATGGGAACGAAGTGGTATTCGCAAGCATTTACAGCGTCTTGGGATTTCCTGTTCAGAATCTACAGGAGAATTAGTGCATGCAAAATAG
- a CDS encoding DegV family protein gives MSKIKIVTDSTLDISNEMAEKLGIVIVPLTVTIKGETYLDRVEIDPVEFIENMSGTKELPKSSQPSAGAFLEVYDRLGEEGYEVISIHMTGKMSGTVRSAESAAQMTETKVTVVDSRFISKALSFQVREAAEMAKQGKNAVEILERLEAVREHTKLYIMVDTLENLVKGGRIGKGKAFIGSLLNIKPIASLEGAEYNPVTKVRSHSQVVKFMAKQFAEDVKGKTIRGVGIAHAEAYELSMKIKESIIDLTGFQDVEIDYTGPIVSTHTGPGALALMYYVD, from the coding sequence ATGAGCAAGATTAAAATTGTAACCGATTCAACTTTGGATATATCAAATGAAATGGCTGAAAAGCTTGGTATTGTCATTGTACCTTTGACTGTAACAATAAAGGGTGAAACGTATTTAGACCGGGTGGAGATTGATCCGGTTGAATTTATTGAAAATATGAGTGGTACAAAAGAATTGCCGAAAAGTTCGCAGCCTTCCGCAGGTGCCTTTCTGGAGGTTTATGATCGTTTGGGTGAAGAGGGCTATGAAGTCATTTCCATTCATATGACAGGGAAAATGAGCGGGACCGTTCGCTCAGCTGAAAGCGCTGCTCAGATGACAGAAACAAAGGTAACTGTTGTTGATTCAAGGTTTATTTCGAAAGCCCTTTCCTTTCAAGTGAGAGAAGCTGCCGAAATGGCAAAACAGGGTAAGAATGCAGTGGAAATTCTCGAACGTCTTGAGGCAGTCCGTGAACATACGAAACTATACATTATGGTCGATACGTTAGAGAATCTTGTAAAAGGCGGAAGAATCGGTAAAGGAAAGGCCTTTATCGGCTCCCTATTAAATATTAAACCGATCGCCTCGCTTGAGGGGGCAGAATACAACCCGGTAACAAAGGTTCGCAGCCATTCCCAGGTCGTTAAATTTATGGCCAAGCAGTTTGCTGAAGATGTAAAGGGAAAAACCATCCGCGGTGTAGGGATTGCCCATGCGGAAGCCTATGAGCTGTCTATGAAAATAAAAGAGAGTATTATTGATTTAACTGGGTTTCAAGACGTGGAAATTGATTACACGGGCCCAATTGTCAGTACGCATACCGGACCTGGAGCCCTTGCATTGATGTATTATGTTGATTAG
- a CDS encoding DUF2535 family protein, producing the protein MLFKSLEFKNDVGQKVKVMDIPVLEEDSTYKFMIQVRLRTFLAAIDRETKPKRCYSFKEYLKKVMKWPDYEKLFKIAELKNNA; encoded by the coding sequence TTGTTATTCAAAAGCCTAGAGTTCAAAAATGATGTTGGACAGAAGGTTAAAGTCATGGATATTCCTGTATTGGAGGAAGATAGTACTTATAAATTTATGATCCAAGTCCGTTTACGAACGTTTCTCGCAGCAATTGATCGGGAAACAAAGCCAAAGAGATGCTATTCCTTTAAAGAGTATTTGAAGAAGGTCATGAAGTGGCCGGATTATGAGAAGCTGTTTAAAATAGCAGAATTAAAAAATAACGCATAA
- a CDS encoding TasA family protein, whose protein sequence is MITIIIACTIIQCFIFSLSNNKISAAETSEIDIATSPEKVLFELSNLKPGDWAERTLTIQNKGKQDFKYLFSSKLKEGSEKFYNSLDLKVSDKNKVLFEGKMQDFSKIEPKFISKNDAEELFFTVKIPDELGNEYQGISCKVEFKFYVEGTLGGVLPADGPKLPETGTNMFNILVAGVVLVLTGSIFQFVLYWRRKMAREA, encoded by the coding sequence ATGATAACTATTATTATAGCTTGTACAATTATCCAGTGTTTTATTTTTTCTCTATCAAACAATAAGATAAGTGCAGCGGAAACAAGTGAAATAGACATTGCCACCTCACCCGAAAAGGTTTTATTTGAACTATCAAACCTAAAGCCAGGTGATTGGGCTGAACGGACATTAACCATTCAGAATAAGGGGAAACAGGATTTTAAGTATTTATTTTCTAGTAAACTAAAAGAGGGCTCTGAAAAGTTCTATAATTCGCTAGATTTAAAAGTATCGGATAAAAACAAAGTATTATTTGAGGGGAAAATGCAAGATTTCTCTAAGATTGAACCAAAATTTATTTCAAAAAATGATGCAGAAGAACTCTTCTTTACGGTAAAGATTCCAGATGAATTAGGAAATGAGTACCAAGGCATTAGTTGTAAGGTAGAGTTTAAGTTTTACGTGGAAGGTACGTTAGGTGGAGTTTTACCGGCAGATGGTCCTAAATTGCCTGAAACTGGAACAAATATGTTTAATATTCTTGTAGCCGGAGTGGTCTTAGTATTAACGGGATCTATTTTCCAGTTTGTACTTTACTGGCGAAGGAAAATGGCAAGAGAAGCATAA
- the sipW gene encoding signal peptidase I SipW: protein MNKVKKWLSNIVTIILFMILIVMLYVVISSKLSGGEPQAFGYELKTVLSGSMEPGIKTGSIIAVKPGGDMTRFTKGDVITFRSEDNVIVTHRITDVLKEGDQISYKTKGDNNKSGDLNSVPSYKVLAEYNGFTIPFLGYFADYTKSKMGGALLLIIPGLLLLAYSGISIWKAISQLEKKSKNSLGVDDTKNLGVDDTK, encoded by the coding sequence GTGAATAAAGTAAAAAAATGGTTAAGTAATATAGTAACTATAATTTTATTTATGATCTTAATAGTAATGCTTTATGTTGTCATCTCTTCTAAATTATCTGGTGGTGAACCTCAGGCATTTGGATATGAGTTAAAAACAGTTTTATCTGGCTCGATGGAACCAGGAATTAAAACAGGGTCTATTATCGCAGTTAAACCAGGTGGTGACATGACGAGATTTACAAAAGGTGATGTTATAACATTTAGGTCAGAAGATAATGTGATCGTTACCCACAGAATTACAGATGTTTTAAAAGAGGGAGATCAAATCAGTTATAAAACTAAAGGGGACAATAATAAATCGGGTGATCTTAACTCTGTCCCATCCTATAAAGTTTTAGCTGAATACAATGGCTTTACAATACCATTTCTCGGATACTTTGCTGATTATACCAAATCGAAAATGGGGGGAGCATTACTATTAATTATCCCGGGCCTATTACTTCTAGCTTATTCAGGAATTTCTATCTGGAAAGCTATATCCCAACTTGAAAAAAAATCAAAAAACAGTTTGGGTGTTGACGACACTAAAAATTTGGGCGTTGATGACACAAAATAA
- the tapA gene encoding amyloid fiber anchoring/assembly protein TapA: protein MIQIRNSRLKKFGQKNKRAVFFLKILAIWYFSILSIGYLTTDTGAYFSDNAAVTGKIQAGTWEDQWDKSSLKFSTGKDQLFEICDPKEIAVTIINSGSDMKGPSQFEVYYINNGNPMKGEKVGEGTIEPIKSNQSSILKFTATKPGNYKFRAFQRPNHAFKPERQDLWSETVTIACKTNSTNAVEPQQNQTNNQEPATETTPPENINPNNNETIKPVDPTSSQNNINSTPKEEITNQTGEDVSINQNEDKTSQSTENVQN from the coding sequence GTGATTCAAATTCGTAATTCAAGATTAAAGAAATTTGGTCAAAAAAATAAAAGGGCAGTTTTTTTTCTTAAAATTTTAGCAATCTGGTATTTTTCCATTTTATCTATTGGCTATTTAACTACTGATACAGGTGCTTATTTCAGTGATAATGCCGCTGTGACAGGAAAAATTCAAGCTGGGACATGGGAGGATCAATGGGATAAGAGTTCTCTAAAATTTTCAACTGGAAAAGATCAACTATTTGAAATTTGTGACCCTAAAGAAATAGCTGTAACCATAATCAATTCTGGCAGTGACATGAAGGGGCCTTCCCAATTCGAAGTATATTACATAAATAATGGTAATCCAATGAAAGGTGAAAAAGTTGGTGAAGGTACTATCGAACCAATCAAGTCAAATCAGTCCAGTATCCTAAAATTCACAGCAACAAAGCCAGGAAATTATAAATTCAGAGCCTTTCAACGCCCGAATCATGCATTTAAACCAGAGAGACAAGATTTATGGAGTGAAACAGTAACAATCGCATGCAAGACGAATTCAACAAATGCAGTAGAACCACAACAAAATCAAACGAATAATCAAGAGCCAGCTACTGAAACTACACCTCCTGAAAATATTAATCCAAATAACAATGAAACAATTAAGCCTGTGGATCCTACTTCTAGTCAAAATAATATTAACTCCACACCAAAGGAAGAGATTACTAACCAAACTGGTGAAGACGTATCAATAAATCAGAATGAGGATAAAACTAGCCAAAGTACTGAAAATGTCCAAAATTAA
- a CDS encoding CalY family protein, which yields MSLKKKLGLGVASAAMGLALIGGGTYAYFNDTAQTTSKFANGTLDLNAAPTTIIDVKNLKPGDWMNRTFTLSNDGTLDISKVLLSTEYTVTNKSGAPTNTDDLGKHIRVNFLFNQDKAVLGPWSPDSVVYSTTLADLKAMTPDAVANKVFVPFFEEIGGLKAGNSDKMYVQYQFVDNGLDQNQFQGDSLELKWTFDGKQTAGESR from the coding sequence ATGAGTCTTAAAAAGAAATTAGGTTTGGGTGTGGCATCAGCAGCAATGGGATTGGCATTAATTGGTGGGGGTACATACGCATACTTTAATGATACTGCCCAAACTACAAGCAAATTTGCAAACGGTACATTAGATCTTAATGCAGCTCCAACAACAATTATTGATGTTAAAAACTTGAAACCTGGAGATTGGATGAACCGTACATTCACTCTTAGCAATGACGGTACTCTTGATATTTCAAAGGTACTCCTCTCTACTGAATATACCGTTACAAACAAATCTGGAGCTCCTACAAATACCGATGACCTAGGAAAGCATATCAGAGTTAACTTCTTATTTAATCAAGATAAAGCGGTCCTTGGACCATGGTCTCCAGATTCAGTAGTATATTCAACTACTCTTGCAGACTTAAAAGCAATGACACCAGATGCAGTAGCTAATAAAGTTTTTGTTCCTTTCTTTGAAGAAATTGGGGGATTAAAAGCTGGTAATTCAGATAAGATGTATGTTCAATACCAATTTGTTGACAATGGCTTGGATCAAAATCAATTCCAAGGTGATTCTTTAGAGCTTAAGTGGACATTTGATGGTAAACAAACAGCAGGTGAATCAAGATAA
- a CDS encoding helix-turn-helix domain-containing protein — protein sequence MIGERIKRLREKKGFSITELARLADVSKSYLSQIERGLQSNPSMQFLKKIAIPLETSLDYLLMDGNSQGQPKMKLDDEWKLLIQQAVDKGLKKEDFQEYLNYIQFQSWLKEQNKT from the coding sequence ATGATCGGGGAACGAATTAAACGGCTGAGAGAAAAAAAGGGATTTTCCATAACAGAGCTAGCACGATTGGCGGATGTATCAAAATCCTATTTAAGCCAAATCGAAAGGGGACTTCAATCTAACCCGTCTATGCAATTTTTAAAGAAGATTGCGATTCCATTAGAAACTAGCCTTGATTACCTGTTAATGGATGGAAATTCACAAGGTCAACCAAAAATGAAACTTGATGATGAGTGGAAATTGTTAATTCAGCAGGCAGTGGATAAGGGGTTAAAAAAAGAAGACTTCCAGGAATATCTTAATTACATACAATTTCAATCCTGGTTGAAGGAACAGAACAAAACGTAA
- the hypE gene encoding hydrogenase expression/formation protein HypE, producing MEKYISLAHGDGGELSHRLIKDVFIEAFGGENAALFDAAAITISTHKIAVTTDSFVIKPIFFPGGSIGKLAVAGTINDLAVSGAKPAFLTCGFVIEEGFLISDLKKIVLDMANEAKKTGVTIVAGDTKVVERGSADGVYINTTGIGIFEPNMDCSLEFEEGDAIIVSGTIGDHGIAVLAARGELGIITPITSDCASLNTMLSEVLKSTDSVRIMRDPTRGGLATTLVEIAEDFHLTMKINELDVPVKEEVHGVCDLLGFDPLYLANEGKAIIVVASCDKDKVVDILREFPEGRDAVVIGSIIGKGKGQLLVKTPLGSSRLLTRLSGTMFPRIC from the coding sequence ATGGAGAAATATATCAGTTTAGCACACGGTGATGGCGGGGAGTTAAGTCATCGATTAATCAAAGATGTATTCATTGAAGCGTTTGGCGGTGAAAATGCGGCCCTGTTTGATGCGGCTGCTATCACGATATCTACGCACAAAATCGCGGTTACGACTGACTCATTTGTCATTAAACCTATCTTCTTTCCGGGTGGATCAATTGGTAAATTGGCGGTTGCAGGAACGATCAATGATCTTGCCGTAAGCGGTGCGAAGCCGGCTTTTTTAACCTGCGGCTTTGTCATTGAAGAAGGCTTCCTGATTTCTGATTTAAAGAAAATTGTTTTGGATATGGCAAATGAAGCGAAGAAAACGGGTGTGACCATTGTTGCCGGCGACACGAAGGTAGTAGAACGCGGCAGTGCTGATGGAGTTTATATCAATACGACTGGAATTGGAATCTTTGAACCTAATATGGACTGCAGCCTAGAATTTGAAGAAGGTGATGCCATCATTGTGTCAGGGACAATTGGTGACCATGGGATAGCCGTTCTCGCTGCAAGAGGTGAACTAGGGATAATAACACCGATTACTAGCGATTGTGCTTCATTGAATACAATGCTTTCGGAGGTCCTTAAATCTACTGATAGTGTTCGGATCATGCGCGATCCAACAAGGGGCGGACTGGCTACTACTCTCGTTGAAATAGCTGAAGACTTTCATTTAACAATGAAAATCAATGAGCTCGACGTGCCTGTAAAGGAAGAGGTTCATGGGGTTTGTGATTTACTGGGATTTGATCCGCTGTATCTTGCCAATGAAGGAAAGGCGATTATTGTGGTCGCTAGTTGTGATAAAGATAAAGTGGTTGATATTTTACGCGAGTTTCCTGAAGGAAGGGATGCCGTTGTGATTGGCTCCATCATTGGGAAAGGGAAAGGTCAATTATTAGTAAAAACACCCCTTGGCTCTAGCCGGCTATTAACGAGACTATCTGGAACCATGTTTCCGAGAATTTGTTAA
- the hypD gene encoding hydrogenase formation protein HypD, with protein MLEILKQSNNPEICKPLVEVVIEVAKEFRQKFGRKPAFMEVCGSHTMSLARTGVKQCLKDHVHLISGPGCPVCVTDQRSIDAMIALAEGEQRIICTFGDMMRVPGSSKTLLDSKIAGKDIRVLYSPVDAVKIAEENPDKEVVFLGVGFETTIPILTLMIGEAEKQGITNFSIWMTTKLIEPVLRYLLDTGEVQLDGFLLPGHVSIVLGEDSYQYLVDEYSISGVITGFETAELLSGIYKLIDMALTGKVGIENNHPAVVSKSGNQVIQQWMDQYLTECDEAWRGIGVIPQSGLDLKPEYDRFNAKKRFSVDVGDPKKTKCRCGEVIRGLISPNECPLFGKACQPMNPIGPCMVSAEGSCAAYYQYMRESF; from the coding sequence ATGCTCGAAATTCTGAAACAGTCCAATAATCCTGAAATTTGTAAACCGCTTGTAGAAGTCGTCATTGAAGTAGCGAAGGAATTCCGGCAAAAGTTTGGCCGGAAACCTGCCTTTATGGAAGTTTGCGGCTCACATACCATGTCACTCGCGCGCACTGGGGTGAAGCAGTGCTTAAAGGATCACGTCCATCTCATCTCAGGTCCTGGCTGCCCTGTCTGTGTCACAGATCAGAGGTCAATTGATGCGATGATTGCGCTAGCGGAAGGTGAGCAGCGGATCATCTGCACTTTTGGCGACATGATGAGGGTACCGGGCTCAAGCAAGACATTGCTAGATTCAAAGATTGCCGGGAAGGATATTCGTGTTTTATATTCTCCTGTTGATGCTGTTAAGATTGCAGAGGAAAACCCTGATAAAGAGGTTGTTTTTCTTGGAGTAGGCTTTGAAACTACCATTCCAATACTGACACTAATGATAGGGGAAGCGGAAAAGCAAGGGATCACCAATTTTTCAATTTGGATGACTACTAAGCTTATCGAGCCGGTTCTTCGCTATTTATTAGACACAGGAGAAGTCCAGTTGGATGGTTTCTTGCTTCCTGGCCATGTATCCATCGTTTTGGGAGAAGATTCCTATCAGTATTTAGTCGATGAATATAGCATCTCCGGGGTCATTACCGGTTTTGAAACAGCAGAATTACTCTCCGGTATTTATAAATTGATCGATATGGCATTAACAGGAAAAGTTGGTATTGAAAATAATCACCCAGCGGTTGTAAGTAAATCAGGAAATCAGGTTATTCAACAATGGATGGATCAGTACTTAACAGAATGTGATGAGGCATGGCGTGGAATTGGAGTTATTCCACAAAGCGGTTTAGATTTGAAACCTGAATACGATCGGTTTAATGCGAAGAAACGGTTTTCGGTGGATGTGGGAGATCCAAAAAAAACAAAATGCCGGTGCGGAGAAGTGATTCGAGGATTAATCTCGCCAAATGAATGTCCACTGTTCGGAAAAGCCTGCCAGCCAATGAACCCAATTGGCCCATGTATGGTTTCAGCGGAAGGCAGCTGTGCGGCCTACTATCAATACATGAGGGAGAGTTTTTAA
- a CDS encoding HypC/HybG/HupF family hydrogenase formation chaperone, producing MCVGVPAKVVRKMEYSAVVDVMGSQTTVGTIFVTEVELGDFVIVHAGQAMSIVDETYARQSVEEWRRLVDARNSETVQ from the coding sequence ATGTGTGTTGGAGTACCAGCAAAAGTAGTGAGAAAAATGGAATATAGTGCGGTCGTTGATGTCATGGGTTCGCAGACGACAGTAGGTACTATTTTTGTTACAGAAGTTGAGCTCGGTGATTTTGTCATTGTTCATGCGGGCCAAGCAATGAGTATTGTCGATGAAACCTATGCGAGGCAAAGTGTGGAAGAATGGAGGAGGCTCGTCGATGCTCGAAATTCTGAAACAGTCCAATAA